One Alnus glutinosa chromosome 3, dhAlnGlut1.1, whole genome shotgun sequence genomic region harbors:
- the LOC133863026 gene encoding NDR1/HIN1-like protein 6, translated as MADRVYPAAKPNTNGTAGAGANNGAFPATKAQLYGATRPAYRPQPHHRRRHGRSCCCSCCLWLTLLLILLIFIVAIVGAVFYVLYRPHRPSFSVTSLKLSYLNVTSSSMLNSKFDLSITAVNPNKKLVFIYNPITISILTNDIDIGDGTVPSFVHGKKNTTLLKAAITSSGGALDSASVSTLKTDMKSKNGLPLKIKLDTKVKAKMGGFKTPNIGIRVSCDGITATLPTGKTAATASTAGAKCKVDVRVKIWKWTF; from the coding sequence ATGGCAGACAGGGTCTATCCCGCTGCTAAGCCCAACACCAACGGCACCGCCGGCGCCGGCGCCAACAACGGCGCCTTCCCTGCTACCAAGGCCCAACTCTACGGCGCCACACGCCCTGCCTACCGCCCTCAACCCCACCACCGCCGCCGCCACGGCCGAAGCTGCTGCTGCTCCTGCTGCCTCTGGCTCACCCTCCTCCTCATCCTTCTCATCTTCATCGTCGCCATCGTAGGAGCCGTCTTCTACGTCCTCTACCGCCCCCACCGCCCGTCCTTCTCTGTCACCAGTCTCAAACTCTCTTACCTCAACGTCACCTCCTCTTCGATGCTAAACTCCAAGTTTGACCTCAGCATCACGGCCGTAAACCCGAACAAGAAGCTTGTCTTCATCTACAACCCCATAACCATCTCTATACTCACCAACGATATTGATATTGGCGACGGAACCGTACCGTCCTTCGTTCATGGCAAAAAGAACACGACCCTGTTGAAGGCTGCCATTACGAGCAGCGGCGGAGCGCTGGACAGTGCTTCTGTTAGTACTTTGAAGACGGACATGAAGAGCAAGAACGGTCTGCCACTGAAGATAAAGCTTGACACAAAGGTGAAGGCCAAGATGGGAGGGTTCAAGACCCCAAATATTGGCATTAGGGTTTCTTGTGATGGCATTACAGCTACTCTTCCTACTGGGAAGACGGCGGCGACTGCCTCCACTGCGGGCGCGAAGTGTAAGGTTGATGTCAGAGTCAAGATCTGGAAGTGGACTTTCTAA